A window of the Oscillospiraceae bacterium NTUH-002-81 genome harbors these coding sequences:
- a CDS encoding TnpV protein, whose protein sequence is MNTFAEIDTSARDMAGYLIKEMAKKQGVTEELKATDMMRWIGLMNNIRACADEIVLNDIVYS, encoded by the coding sequence ATGAACACCTTTGCCGAAATTGATACTTCGGCTCGTGATATGGCGGGATATCTGATAAAGGAAATGGCAAAGAAGCAAGGTGTAACGGAAGAACTGAAAGCAACGGATATGATGAGATGGATAGGATTGATGAATAACATTCGAGCCTGTGCCGATGAGATTGTATTGAATGATATTGTGTATTCCTAA
- a CDS encoding MATE family efflux transporter — translation MNHKSLFFKYVIPSIIAFALSGIYAIVDGYFVGNTIGDAGISAINIAYPIVALIQALGTGIGMGGAVYYSINAAEKKGKRAEEFIATSWWLLVIVSVINTIIIYSFSSKILGLLGADGIILTNATDYIKIIALGAILQILGTGMMPFIRNYGNSFWSMFAMVGGFITNIVLDFIFVWIYEMGMKGAATATIAGQGVTAAIAIIYALYNKKFYVYVSLKNVKEMCGAIFRVGLAPFGLALTPNISLVFINRFSASYGGEKAIATYACVSYIICIIYLILQGVGDGSQPLMSRFYGEKDQESLRGVQRMAYIFAIILAVCGGIIMYVNRANIGGVFGASYEVSIEISKIVPIFLVSLPFVAITRIATAGFYATEKSGLSYILTFIEPVLMLIFMLVLPPLFGGQIMIWWSTVLARVFSAILAFILIKYCEKGDLQYGIQKI, via the coding sequence ATGAATCATAAATCATTATTTTTTAAATATGTTATTCCATCTATTATAGCATTTGCATTATCAGGAATATATGCAATAGTGGATGGATATTTTGTAGGCAATACCATAGGAGATGCTGGAATTTCGGCTATTAATATTGCATATCCGATTGTGGCTTTGATTCAGGCTCTTGGAACAGGAATTGGTATGGGAGGAGCTGTTTATTACTCAATTAATGCAGCAGAAAAGAAAGGAAAACGGGCAGAAGAATTTATTGCTACAAGCTGGTGGCTTCTTGTAATAGTAAGTGTTATCAATACCATAATTATTTACTCCTTTTCGTCTAAAATTTTAGGATTGCTTGGAGCAGATGGAATTATATTAACAAATGCGACAGATTATATCAAAATTATAGCACTTGGAGCAATATTGCAGATTCTTGGAACTGGAATGATGCCATTCATTAGAAATTATGGAAACTCTTTCTGGTCAATGTTTGCGATGGTTGGTGGATTCATAACCAATATTGTTCTGGATTTTATCTTTGTATGGATATATGAAATGGGCATGAAAGGTGCAGCCACAGCTACAATAGCCGGACAGGGTGTGACTGCAGCAATTGCAATCATATACGCATTATATAATAAAAAGTTTTATGTGTATGTATCCTTAAAAAATGTAAAAGAAATGTGTGGCGCTATATTCAGAGTAGGTCTTGCACCATTTGGGCTAGCATTGACTCCTAATATTTCATTGGTGTTTATAAACCGATTCTCCGCTTCTTATGGGGGAGAAAAAGCTATTGCAACTTATGCATGTGTATCCTATATTATCTGTATCATATATCTCATATTGCAGGGCGTAGGTGATGGAAGTCAACCTTTAATGAGCCGTTTTTATGGTGAGAAGGATCAAGAAAGCCTGAGAGGAGTTCAGAGAATGGCATACATTTTTGCAATAATTCTTGCTGTTTGTGGTGGAATTATCATGTATGTAAACAGAGCAAATATTGGAGGGGTTTTCGGAGCTTCTTATGAAGTAAGTATTGAGATTTCTAAAATTGTACCTATATTTTTAGTGTCATTACCATTTGTTGCGATTACCAGAATAGCGACAGCTGGATTTTATGCTACTGAAAAAAGTGGATTGTCATACATTCTTACATTCATTGAACCAGTATTGATGCTGATATTTATGCTTGTTTTACCACCTTTATTTGGTGGACAGATTATGATATGGTGGAGTACGGTATTGGCACGTGTTTTTTCAGCGATTCTGGCATTCATACTAATAAAATATTGCGAAAAGGGAGATTTGCAATATGGAATACAGAAAATTTAA
- a CDS encoding HAMP domain-containing sensor histidine kinase — translation MWIKKKEIEQLSEFVKGYSSGEELDIRVNKEGSFNILKNDIYALVNTKNEQIKAVEAERDSLSDYMADISHQLKTPITSMMIMADLLEEAEPEKQTEFIHNIQVSLNKMEWLVGALLKMAKLDAHAIDFIKNDIHTSELLEAVKPSVAILLDIHNLTIELKQDCLIHCDKRWTTEALTNIVKNAIEYSPDGSVIEIDSGENPMYSWISVRDSGMGMDKTEYAALFKRFENSTNENGFGIGMPLALSILKGQGGDIDVDFGGRGEGTTFILKFFK, via the coding sequence GTGTGGATTAAGAAAAAAGAGATAGAACAGTTGTCGGAGTTTGTGAAAGGCTATAGTTCCGGCGAGGAACTGGATATTCGAGTGAATAAGGAAGGCTCTTTTAACATATTAAAAAATGATATTTATGCTCTTGTGAACACGAAAAATGAACAGATAAAGGCAGTTGAGGCAGAAAGAGACAGTCTCTCTGATTATATGGCAGATATTTCCCATCAGTTAAAAACACCGATTACTTCCATGATGATTATGGCGGATTTACTGGAGGAGGCAGAGCCGGAAAAACAGACAGAGTTCATTCATAACATACAGGTTTCGTTAAATAAAATGGAGTGGCTTGTAGGGGCACTTCTTAAGATGGCAAAGCTTGATGCCCATGCAATTGATTTTATCAAAAATGACATCCACACGTCAGAACTCTTAGAGGCGGTAAAACCATCGGTGGCAATCCTTTTGGATATCCACAATCTGACCATAGAGCTGAAACAGGATTGCCTCATACATTGTGATAAACGCTGGACCACAGAAGCACTCACAAACATTGTCAAAAATGCGATCGAATATTCACCGGATGGAAGTGTGATTGAGATTGACAGCGGAGAAAATCCCATGTATAGCTGGATTTCGGTCAGGGACAGCGGTATGGGAATGGACAAAACAGAGTATGCTGCTCTTTTTAAAAGGTTTGAAAATTCTACCAATGAAAATGGATTTGGAATCGGAATGCCGCTTGCACTCTCTATTCTGAAAGGACAGGGTGGCGACATTGATGTTGATTTTGGAGGCAGGGGAGAGGGAACGACTTTTATTTTAAAATTTTTCAAGTGA
- a CDS encoding ACT domain-containing protein, which produces MVLNKLERLLTVCKVKNIDDIDLSKEFYFIGKTDEEISLVCETNDVPENTIEREDGWRGFRIQGILDFSLIGILSKLSGILADNKIGIFAVSTFNTDYILVKDADFEKSLAVLLNAGYTVI; this is translated from the coding sequence CTGGTATTAAATAAATTAGAGCGGTTGCTAACGGTATGTAAAGTCAAAAACATTGATGATATAGATTTAAGCAAGGAATTCTACTTCATTGGTAAAACAGATGAAGAAATTTCTCTTGTGTGTGAAACAAATGACGTTCCTGAAAACACAATAGAACGTGAAGATGGGTGGCGTGGTTTCCGTATTCAAGGAATTTTAGATTTTTCACTCATTGGCATTCTTTCAAAGTTGTCTGGAATACTTGCAGATAATAAAATTGGAATTTTTGCGGTATCTACATTCAACACAGATTATATTTTAGTGAAAGATGCGGATTTTGAAAAATCATTAGCTGTATTATTAAATGCCGGATATACAGTGATATAG
- a CDS encoding plasmid recombination protein, protein MSKAERHNERKNETYENINVIEERIPYNVHFKKPFAPTYMEQLKQMEADGMVSLRGLRKRRNVL, encoded by the coding sequence GTGAGCAAGGCGGAAAGGCACAACGAACGCAAGAATGAAACCTATGAAAATATAAATGTGATTGAGGAACGTATACCCTATAATGTGCATTTCAAAAAGCCTTTTGCTCCGACCTATATGGAGCAATTAAAGCAGATGGAAGCTGACGGTATGGTGTCGCTTCGTGGGTTGAGAAAAAGACGCAACGTTCTTTAA
- a CDS encoding ABC transporter ATP-binding protein: protein MAVLEVKELTKKYGEGESEVIALDHVSFSVERGEFVAIIGASGSGKSTLMNMIGGIDYPTSGSVIIDGNEIQAMSEDELAIFRRRNLGIVYQFYNLIPTLTAEENIVLPWKLDGRKENKERLSEIVNMLGLEKRAKHLPGQMSGGQQQRVSIGRALINEPAFILADEPTGNLDSKTSREILDILKFTNQKYKQTILLVTHDEKIALQANRIITIGDGKIIKDEVMK from the coding sequence ATGGCTGTATTAGAAGTAAAGGAATTAACAAAGAAATATGGTGAAGGTGAGTCTGAAGTGATTGCGCTGGATCATGTGTCTTTTTCGGTAGAAAGAGGAGAATTTGTAGCAATTATCGGAGCATCCGGCTCCGGGAAATCGACACTTATGAATATGATTGGTGGAATCGATTATCCAACAAGCGGTTCGGTTATCATTGATGGAAATGAGATACAAGCAATGAGTGAGGATGAACTTGCAATTTTCCGCAGAAGAAATCTGGGAATTGTGTATCAGTTTTATAATCTGATTCCAACTCTTACTGCGGAGGAAAATATTGTACTGCCATGGAAATTAGATGGAAGAAAAGAGAATAAGGAACGGCTTTCTGAGATTGTGAATATGCTGGGGCTTGAGAAAAGAGCAAAACATCTGCCAGGGCAAATGTCAGGAGGTCAGCAGCAAAGAGTATCCATAGGAAGGGCACTTATAAACGAGCCGGCATTTATTCTTGCAGATGAGCCGACCGGAAATCTTGATAGTAAAACAAGCAGAGAGATTCTGGATATTTTGAAGTTTACCAATCAGAAGTATAAGCAGACGATTCTTCTTGTCACACATGACGAAAAGATAGCTCTGCAGGCGAACCGAATCATCACGATCGGAGATGGAAAAATCATAAAAGACGAGGTGATGAAGTAA
- a CDS encoding DUF6442 family protein has translation MKKDEILNASRKEHRNKDLAEMEVVYQAGSHASKVGALVCCLLSLLSSVLAHTMIYSPWVIYFSIIATQWLVRFIKMKRKSDLVLTVLFFVLSILAFVGFVSHLLEVRI, from the coding sequence ATGAAAAAGGACGAAATCTTAAATGCAAGCAGAAAAGAACATCGCAATAAGGACTTGGCTGAAATGGAAGTGGTATATCAAGCCGGAAGTCACGCAAGCAAAGTTGGTGCTTTAGTGTGTTGTTTGCTTTCGCTGTTATCTTCTGTGCTTGCTCACACTATGATTTACAGTCCGTGGGTTATATACTTCAGCATTATTGCAACACAATGGTTAGTTCGTTTTATCAAAATGAAGCGAAAGAGTGATTTGGTCTTGACCGTTCTGTTTTTTGTGCTTTCGATTTTGGCATTTGTTGGATTTGTTAGCCATCTTTTAGAGGTGAGAATATGA
- a CDS encoding response regulator transcription factor: MSRILLVEDDTMIASGILYALETEGYETNHATGIKDAGSLIEHYNFDLAIIDMQLPDGTGFDVSEIFKNNATSVIFLTVVDDENTIVRAFDEGAQDYIVKPFRIRELLARVRRILSVNIKNGEKNNIIYMGHAAIRTDEAKVYVNDKSIELTALEYRLLLIFASNKGILLKRQQILDKIWDADGNFVEDNTLTVYVKRLREKLGEAIHIETVRGMGYRVD; this comes from the coding sequence ATGAGTAGAATACTTTTGGTGGAAGATGACACAATGATTGCTTCGGGGATTCTGTATGCACTTGAGACAGAAGGTTATGAAACAAATCATGCCACAGGTATAAAAGATGCCGGAAGTTTAATTGAACATTATAATTTTGACCTGGCAATTATAGATATGCAGCTTCCGGATGGAACTGGATTTGATGTAAGTGAGATATTCAAAAATAATGCTACATCTGTGATTTTCCTGACAGTTGTGGATGATGAAAATACAATTGTGAGGGCATTTGATGAAGGAGCACAGGATTATATTGTAAAACCTTTCAGAATTCGAGAACTTTTGGCGAGAGTTCGGCGCATTTTATCTGTCAATATCAAAAATGGAGAGAAGAATAACATAATCTATATGGGGCATGCAGCCATCCGTACAGATGAGGCAAAGGTTTATGTGAATGATAAAAGCATAGAACTTACAGCATTGGAATATCGGTTACTGCTTATTTTTGCGAGTAATAAAGGAATACTTTTGAAAAGGCAGCAGATTCTTGACAAAATATGGGACGCAGACGGCAACTTTGTTGAGGATAATACACTTACCGTTTATGTGAAACGGCTGCGGGAGAAACTTGGAGAGGCAATACACATTGAGACTGTGAGAGGAATGGGATATCGTGTGGATTAA
- a CDS encoding DNA repair protein RadA, producing MKMIENEMNVTVHLEIIKASEIEPKEVKWLWYPYILFGKVTLLQGDPGNGKSKLMLSIAALLSNGERLKVS from the coding sequence ATGAAAATGATTGAAAATGAAATGAATGTAACTGTACATCTTGAAATTATCAAGGCAAGCGAAATTGAGCCAAAAGAAGTGAAATGGCTGTGGTATCCGTATATTCTGTTTGGCAAGGTTACTCTGTTGCAGGGCGATCCCGGCAATGGGAAAAGCAAGTTAATGTTATCAATCGCCGCCCTGCTCTCAAATGGAGAACGTCTGAAAGTGTCATAG
- a CDS encoding DUF6061 family protein — protein sequence MKTIFAEYNPQCNSIDVYTSAGYMLRIDCWEAEKKLKTTPGSDCALNALAIDAPLEYARLYLDGNLQMWVDAEDSLKI from the coding sequence ATGAAAACAATATTTGCAGAATACAATCCACAATGCAACAGTATTGATGTTTATACCAGTGCCGGCTATATGCTTCGCATTGACTGCTGGGAAGCTGAAAAGAAATTAAAGACTACACCTGGATCAGACTGTGCATTAAACGCACTCGCCATTGATGCTCCTCTTGAATATGCAAGATTATATCTTGATGGAAATTTGCAGATGTGGGTAGATGCGGAAGACTCCTTGAAAATTTGA
- a CDS encoding Lsa family ABC-F type ribosomal protection protein: MSMIKIENLTFSYPTSYDNVFENVSFQVDTDWKLGFVGRNGRGKTTFLNLLLGKYEYSGKILSSVQFDYFPYPVSDKNRITEDILQEICPLAEEWELMRELSYLDVDVDVLWRPFETLSNGEQTKVLIAALFLNEGHFLLIDEPTNHLDAKARKSVAAYLKKKKGFILVSHDRRFLDDCVDYILSINRANIEVQRGNFSSWMSNFERQQEFELAQNERLQKDIRRLQQSAKRAAVWSERVEASKIGAADKGYVGHKAAKMMKRSKSIEARQQQTIEQKSALLKNMETAEALKIQPLNYHTDLLASLSNVVVYYDGISVCEPVSFEIRQGERIVLDGKNGSGKSSLLKLVVGQSIDYTGTVTLGSGLVISYVPQDTSYLCGTLSEFAEENNLDESLFKAILRKMDFERVQFEKDIKDFSGGQKKKVLIAKSLCEKAHLYVWDEPLNFIDVYSRMQIEQLITEFAPTMLLVEHDSVFRDTVASKIVNI, from the coding sequence ATGTCAATGATTAAAATTGAAAACCTTACGTTTTCATATCCGACAAGTTATGATAATGTTTTTGAAAATGTCAGTTTCCAGGTTGATACCGATTGGAAGCTTGGTTTTGTGGGCAGAAACGGACGAGGTAAAACAACCTTTCTGAATCTTCTGCTTGGGAAATATGAGTATAGTGGAAAAATCCTATCATCCGTACAGTTTGATTATTTTCCTTATCCCGTTTCAGATAAGAATCGTATTACAGAGGATATATTGCAGGAGATTTGCCCACTTGCGGAAGAATGGGAACTTATGCGAGAACTTTCTTATCTTGATGTTGATGTCGATGTGCTTTGGCGACCTTTTGAAACACTTTCCAACGGAGAGCAGACAAAGGTTTTGATTGCCGCTCTTTTTCTTAATGAAGGGCATTTCCTACTGATTGATGAACCTACCAACCATTTGGATGCCAAAGCGAGAAAAAGTGTGGCGGCATATCTGAAAAAGAAAAAGGGATTCATCTTAGTTTCTCACGATCGTCGCTTTCTTGACGATTGTGTTGACTATATTCTATCGATTAACCGAGCGAATATCGAAGTGCAAAGAGGAAACTTTTCATCATGGATGTCAAATTTTGAGCGACAGCAAGAATTTGAACTGGCTCAGAACGAACGTTTGCAAAAGGACATCAGACGATTACAGCAGTCGGCAAAACGCGCTGCAGTATGGTCTGAACGTGTAGAAGCTTCCAAAATTGGGGCAGCAGATAAAGGTTATGTCGGTCATAAAGCCGCCAAAATGATGAAGCGTTCAAAATCTATAGAAGCGAGACAACAACAGACAATCGAACAAAAATCAGCATTGCTGAAAAATATGGAAACCGCAGAAGCCCTCAAGATACAACCGCTTAATTACCATACAGATTTGCTTGCATCATTATCGAATGTAGTAGTTTATTATGATGGCATTTCAGTTTGTGAACCCGTTTCGTTTGAAATAAGACAGGGAGAACGCATTGTGCTTGATGGAAAGAACGGCAGTGGCAAAAGTAGCCTGTTAAAGTTGGTAGTCGGGCAGTCCATAGATTATACGGGTACAGTAACACTTGGCTCTGGGCTTGTAATTTCTTATGTGCCACAGGATACATCGTATTTATGTGGAACCCTTTCCGAGTTTGCAGAAGAAAACAACCTTGATGAAAGTTTGTTCAAGGCAATTCTTAGGAAAATGGACTTTGAGCGTGTACAGTTTGAAAAGGATATTAAAGACTTTTCTGGCGGGCAAAAGAAGAAAGTCCTAATTGCGAAAAGCCTTTGTGAAAAGGCACACTTGTATGTATGGGATGAACCGCTCAACTTTATTGATGTGTACTCACGTATGCAGATTGAACAACTCATAACGGAGTTTGCCCCGACCATGCTCCTGGTAGAACATGACAGTGTTTTTCGAGATACTGTGGCAAGTAAAATTGTGAATATCTAA
- a CDS encoding DUF6061 family protein encodes MRTIFAEYNPQCNSIDVYTNTGYILRIDCWEAEKNLRTTPGSDCALTSLAIDEPLEYARLYLDGNLQMWVDAEDSLEL; translated from the coding sequence ATGAGAACAATATTTGCAGAATACAATCCACAGTGCAACAGCATTGATGTATATACTAATACGGGCTATATACTCCGTATTGATTGTTGGGAAGCAGAAAAAAATTTAAGAACCACACCTGGATCTGATTGTGCTTTGACATCGCTTGCAATCGATGAGCCATTAGAATATGCAAGGTTATATCTTGATGGGAATTTACAGATGTGGGTAGATGCTGAAGATTCATTAGAGTTATGA
- a CDS encoding YhfC family glutamic-type intramembrane protease gives MELNTISGLAIAGVICSVVLSMGVPIALFIAGRVKLKARISSFFIGAGTYLLFAMLLEQLLHVLVIQFCGLNAQSRPWLYYVYAALAAAVFEETGRLIAMKFWMKKWLDFPNALMYGIGHGGVEAILLGGLSGISNLVSMLMINSGAMQNTLAALPAESANQTVSQLSALWTTPAPLFFVSGIERISAIILHIGLSLLIYRAVKAGKCRTAAFTAVLAYGIHFIVDFFAVAGPALLPIYVIEIGAFVMAAGTLVMALKMGRMEEL, from the coding sequence ATGGAATTGAACACAATATCAGGTCTGGCGATAGCGGGAGTTATCTGCTCCGTTGTCCTCTCGATGGGGGTACCGATTGCTTTGTTCATTGCAGGAAGGGTGAAGCTTAAGGCAAGGATTTCCTCGTTCTTTATCGGAGCAGGAACCTATCTGCTGTTTGCCATGCTGTTGGAGCAGCTGCTGCATGTTCTTGTCATTCAGTTCTGCGGACTGAACGCACAGAGCAGACCATGGCTTTACTATGTGTACGCGGCTTTGGCTGCAGCGGTTTTTGAAGAGACCGGAAGACTGATTGCCATGAAGTTCTGGATGAAGAAATGGCTGGATTTTCCAAATGCACTGATGTATGGAATCGGGCATGGCGGTGTGGAGGCCATTCTGCTCGGAGGACTCTCCGGAATTAGCAATCTTGTGTCCATGCTGATGATCAACAGCGGAGCCATGCAGAATACGCTGGCGGCACTTCCTGCTGAGTCTGCAAACCAGACCGTGTCACAGCTGTCGGCCCTATGGACAACACCGGCACCACTCTTTTTTGTAAGCGGAATCGAAAGAATCAGTGCCATCATTCTGCATATCGGGTTGTCACTGCTGATCTATCGGGCGGTAAAGGCAGGCAAATGCAGGACAGCGGCTTTTACAGCGGTTCTGGCATATGGGATTCATTTTATCGTGGACTTCTTTGCCGTGGCAGGTCCGGCGCTTCTTCCCATCTATGTGATTGAAATTGGTGCCTTTGTGATGGCAGCCGGAACTCTTGTTATGGCGCTGAAGATGGGAAGGATGGAAGAACTGTGA
- a CDS encoding helix-turn-helix transcriptional regulator codes for MKEQLQLKNHLKEVRTEANLSQAQLAEMVGVSRNTISSIETGQFNPTAKLALILCIALDKKFEELFYF; via the coding sequence ATGAAAGAACAATTACAACTGAAAAATCACTTAAAGGAAGTTCGCACAGAAGCAAATCTTTCTCAAGCTCAGCTTGCAGAAATGGTAGGGGTATCAAGAAATACCATTAGTTCTATTGAAACAGGACAGTTTAATCCAACTGCAAAATTGGCTCTAATTCTTTGTATTGCATTGGACAAAAAATTTGAGGAACTATTCTATTTTTAG
- a CDS encoding ABC transporter permease, which translates to MKITAQLALSQMKVNKKRTIAGIFAIALATSLITTVMCFVTSANKMLTDFLGSDYGEYGGAYSLMLAIPALLLGLLIAAMSITVISNIFSASANKRIQEFGILKCVGATGRQIRASVIYESLWLSLTAIPLGLIAGTILGYISVKFTGHFISDINDAAKEIIMRPFTLSLLFHISVWTYLFAGVFSFCIVLFSAYRPAKKVGKFTAIQCVKGIGAGTVLKEIQVKDSFIQKIFGCESAIAYKNMKRNKYGYKATIRALSLGILLFLLTGGLSGQAKEFQEWMTPKSKEMMVDYSSNYDIEVNAKTGKEERKISRPVTSDQYNEITQKLEKYGIDVYGVGADTFTYNALLDKNTLTENMLQVPKFSDDNGETRTEIVSVDDELYKKLCDRAGAEYGSILLLNTYQYNDNGEYVSIKPFKDDVTQISLINAANEKNTLTIGGILEQSDLKEYGFLEMTPYPVRIVVPDADARSFDWFSMPSDEDDYTEYARSVMDEYFPIVAEDSYVEQGYTVRIARTDAMIKMLNIAIVLAEIVMYGFVILLVLMGFTSVISTLTTNIRIRSREFAVLKSVGMTNKSLCRMLYSESVFCVVNALVPGVILGIAIPFLINLSIRKAFPVLYHIPWAALFCGIFVFIGIVFFITRTEIHKLRDKSIIDEIRMDIV; encoded by the coding sequence ATGAAAATAACAGCACAACTCGCCTTAAGCCAGATGAAAGTGAATAAAAAAAGAACGATTGCAGGAATTTTTGCAATCGCACTTGCAACATCACTTATTACAACTGTAATGTGCTTTGTGACAAGCGCAAATAAGATGCTTACGGATTTCCTTGGTTCGGATTATGGAGAATATGGAGGAGCATACTCTCTCATGCTTGCAATACCGGCACTGCTTTTAGGTCTTCTTATTGCAGCAATGTCGATTACTGTAATATCCAATATATTTTCTGCTAGTGCCAATAAGCGGATTCAGGAGTTTGGTATTTTAAAATGTGTTGGTGCAACAGGCAGACAGATAAGGGCAAGTGTTATCTATGAGAGTTTATGGCTTAGTCTGACAGCCATCCCGCTTGGACTCATTGCAGGAACTATACTTGGTTATATTAGTGTGAAATTTACAGGACATTTTATTTCCGATATCAATGATGCTGCAAAAGAAATTATTATGAGACCTTTTACCCTTTCCCTGCTCTTTCATATATCTGTGTGGACATATTTGTTTGCAGGTGTATTTTCGTTTTGCATTGTATTATTCTCTGCATACAGACCAGCTAAAAAGGTTGGTAAATTTACTGCTATCCAGTGTGTAAAAGGGATTGGAGCAGGTACAGTTTTGAAAGAGATCCAAGTAAAAGACAGCTTTATCCAAAAAATATTTGGATGTGAGTCTGCAATTGCCTATAAAAACATGAAAAGAAACAAATACGGCTATAAGGCAACGATACGTGCATTGTCACTTGGGATTTTACTTTTTCTGTTAACCGGAGGATTATCCGGTCAGGCAAAGGAATTCCAAGAATGGATGACACCAAAATCAAAAGAAATGATGGTGGATTATTCTTCCAATTATGATATCGAGGTAAATGCGAAAACAGGGAAAGAAGAGAGAAAAATCAGCCGACCTGTTACATCAGACCAATATAATGAAATTACACAAAAGCTGGAAAAGTACGGAATAGACGTATATGGTGTTGGAGCAGATACTTTTACTTACAATGCGCTATTAGATAAAAATACATTAACAGAGAATATGCTGCAGGTTCCGAAATTTTCTGATGATAATGGGGAAACAAGGACAGAAATCGTGTCCGTTGATGATGAACTCTATAAAAAACTGTGTGACAGGGCAGGCGCAGAATATGGAAGTATTCTTCTGCTGAACACTTACCAATATAATGACAATGGAGAGTATGTGTCGATAAAACCTTTTAAAGATGATGTGACACAGATTTCCCTGATAAACGCAGCCAATGAGAAGAACACACTTACAATCGGAGGTATTTTAGAACAGTCCGATTTAAAGGAATATGGTTTTTTGGAAATGACACCATATCCGGTCAGAATTGTCGTACCTGATGCCGATGCGAGGAGTTTTGACTGGTTTAGTATGCCATCAGATGAAGATGATTATACAGAATATGCCAGAAGTGTCATGGATGAATATTTTCCGATTGTGGCAGAGGATTCTTATGTAGAGCAGGGATATACCGTGAGAATTGCCCGCACAGATGCTATGATTAAAATGCTCAATATAGCTATAGTTCTTGCTGAAATTGTGATGTATGGCTTTGTTATCCTGCTCGTTCTCATGGGATTTACAAGTGTAATTAGTACGCTGACGACAAATATCAGAATCAGAAGCCGTGAGTTTGCAGTATTAAAGAGTGTTGGAATGACAAATAAATCACTTTGCAGGATGTTATATAGTGAAAGTGTTTTTTGTGTTGTAAATGCACTTGTTCCGGGAGTTATACTTGGAATTGCCATTCCATTTTTAATTAATTTATCTATTCGGAAGGCTTTCCCGGTATTGTATCATATTCCGTGGGCGGCATTATTTTGTGGTATATTTGTTTTTATAGGAATTGTGTTTTTTATCACACGAACTGAAATTCACAAGTTAAGGGATAAAAGTATTATTGATGAAATAAGAATGGATATTGTATAA
- a CDS encoding AAA family ATPase, with amino-acid sequence MNQGRIIVITGAPGTGKTTTASAVAKESDLEKSVHMHTDDFYHYLSKGAIPPHLPESNEQNLIVIEAFLEAAKRYARGGYDVIVDGIIGPWFLKPWQSLVREHYEVHYIILRASKEETLKRAVERSKLDRKTNIELVETMWEQFCNLGIYESNVIDTTTYSIQETVSAVQEKNRK; translated from the coding sequence ATGAATCAAGGTAGAATTATTGTAATCACAGGTGCGCCGGGGACAGGAAAAACTACAACGGCATCTGCTGTTGCAAAAGAATCAGATTTGGAAAAGTCTGTGCATATGCACACAGATGACTTTTATCATTATTTGAGTAAAGGGGCAATACCACCGCATTTGCCAGAATCAAATGAGCAAAATTTGATTGTCATTGAAGCGTTTTTAGAAGCTGCGAAGCGATATGCTCGTGGTGGATATGATGTAATTGTTGACGGTATTATCGGACCGTGGTTTTTAAAGCCGTGGCAAAGTCTTGTTCGGGAACATTATGAGGTGCATTATATTATTTTAAGGGCAAGTAAGGAAGAAACCTTGAAGCGAGCTGTTGAACGCTCAAAGTTAGACCGAAAGACAAATATCGAATTGGTAGAAACCATGTGGGAGCAATTTTGCAATCTGGGAATATATGAATCGAATGTTATAGATACGACCACTTATTCCATTCAAGAAACTGTTTCCGCAGTACAAGAAAAAAATCGCAAGTAG